A genomic segment from Halobellus litoreus encodes:
- a CDS encoding DUF7512 family protein — MADIGAVLGASGAGTTQALSLVGAVLVEAMILYVGYGALTNALEPTVRRLIGVESGE, encoded by the coding sequence ATGGCAGATATCGGAGCAGTGCTAGGAGCATCGGGAGCTGGAACAACCCAGGCGCTCAGTCTCGTGGGTGCAGTGCTCGTCGAGGCGATGATCCTCTACGTCGGGTACGGAGCGCTCACGAACGCGCTTGAGCCGACCGTCCGCCGGCTAATCGGGGTGGAATCCGGCGAATGA
- a CDS encoding sulfite exporter TauE/SafE family protein has product MMEVMGVGIGVLALFVAFGLLIGILFGFFGMGGSFLVTPALLVMGYPSRVAVGSGLAFVFGTSVIATLKHRDLGQVDYKLGVLMIAGTTVGIEVGKEIVLHLESLGLAGSIISVTYVVLLGGIGVFVTYEAMKGDGGGGVDHDAEADGEIDADDIPEIAKTIQSYNVPPMIKLRGGIRVSLWMILGVAFATGLLSGFLGVGGGFIRMPALFYLIGVPVPIAVGTDLFEIVFSGGIGSFIYAMDGGVDLSIVLPLLAGSALGARLGSAATSIVDEGEIKVYFGLMLLGGSVAVAVREIGNYIDMPVLNTVSLVLILGSALLVSGMVVYSSLVELRSEAARQSPTAD; this is encoded by the coding sequence ATGATGGAGGTTATGGGGGTTGGGATCGGTGTCCTGGCCCTGTTCGTCGCGTTCGGGCTTCTCATCGGGATCCTCTTCGGATTCTTCGGAATGGGCGGCTCGTTCCTCGTCACGCCGGCGCTGTTAGTGATGGGCTACCCGTCTCGGGTCGCCGTCGGGAGTGGCCTCGCGTTCGTCTTCGGGACGTCGGTCATCGCGACGCTGAAACACCGCGATCTGGGTCAGGTGGACTACAAACTCGGAGTTCTGATGATTGCCGGGACCACGGTGGGTATCGAGGTCGGCAAGGAGATCGTCCTGCACCTCGAGAGCCTCGGACTCGCCGGGAGCATCATCAGCGTCACGTACGTGGTGCTGCTGGGCGGTATCGGCGTGTTCGTGACGTACGAGGCGATGAAGGGAGACGGCGGTGGCGGCGTCGACCACGACGCGGAGGCCGACGGCGAAATCGACGCCGACGACATCCCGGAGATCGCGAAAACGATCCAGTCGTACAACGTCCCGCCGATGATCAAACTCCGGGGCGGGATCCGCGTCTCGCTGTGGATGATTCTCGGCGTCGCCTTCGCGACGGGTCTCCTGTCGGGGTTCCTGGGCGTGGGCGGGGGCTTCATCCGGATGCCCGCGCTGTTCTATCTCATCGGCGTGCCCGTTCCGATCGCGGTCGGGACCGACCTGTTCGAGATCGTCTTCTCGGGCGGGATCGGGAGCTTCATCTACGCGATGGACGGCGGCGTCGACCTCTCTATCGTCCTGCCGCTCTTGGCCGGAAGCGCGCTCGGTGCCCGCCTCGGATCGGCCGCGACGAGCATCGTCGACGAGGGCGAAATCAAGGTCTACTTCGGGCTGATGCTCCTCGGCGGATCGGTCGCCGTCGCGGTGCGTGAGATCGGGAACTACATCGATATGCCCGTCCTCAACACGGTCAGCCTGGTGTTAATCCTCGGCTCG
- a CDS encoding inorganic phosphate transporter: MDTTVLLLFVVASLASLFMAWVVGAGSSGATPFAPAVGANAIPTMRAAFVVGIFGFLGAVLQGANVSEAVGSGLIEGVSLPATGVILVLLIGAGLMAIGIYTGYPIATAFTVTGSVVGVGLALGGAPAWAKYQEIGLVWVGTPFVGGGIAYLIASLLPREDIPERFSVPALAGLVGSVVANLDFPRLGTNGDPGSIAGAVARSMSVDPSIAIGGTTLLVGVVVAVAVHWDIASNRDGGLRRVLLALGSLVAFSAGGSQVGLAVGPLLPLADQIDAVSTFAVLFGGGLGILVGSWTGAPRMIKSLSQDYSSLGPRRSIATLVPSFLIAQTAVLLGVPVSFNEVIVSGIVGSGAAVGGSDVIDTRKILVTVGAWVGSLLLAFVIAYAMARALM; this comes from the coding sequence TTCGAGCGGCGCGACGCCGTTCGCACCCGCCGTCGGGGCCAACGCCATCCCGACGATGCGCGCCGCGTTCGTCGTCGGAATCTTCGGCTTCCTCGGCGCCGTCCTGCAGGGCGCGAACGTCTCGGAAGCCGTCGGAAGCGGGCTCATAGAGGGCGTCTCTCTCCCCGCAACGGGAGTGATCTTGGTCCTCCTCATCGGGGCCGGCCTGATGGCGATCGGTATCTACACGGGGTATCCGATCGCGACGGCGTTCACCGTCACCGGTTCCGTCGTGGGCGTCGGCCTCGCGCTCGGTGGCGCGCCCGCGTGGGCGAAGTACCAGGAGATCGGCCTCGTGTGGGTCGGGACGCCGTTCGTGGGCGGTGGAATCGCGTACCTCATCGCCAGCCTGCTCCCGCGCGAGGACATTCCGGAGCGTTTCAGCGTCCCCGCGCTCGCCGGACTCGTCGGGAGCGTGGTCGCGAACCTCGACTTTCCGAGGCTCGGGACGAACGGAGATCCGGGCTCGATTGCGGGCGCTGTAGCCCGCTCGATGTCGGTCGATCCGTCCATCGCGATCGGCGGGACGACCCTCCTCGTCGGCGTCGTCGTCGCCGTCGCAGTCCACTGGGACATCGCCAGCAACCGCGACGGTGGACTGCGACGAGTCCTGCTCGCGCTCGGGTCGCTCGTCGCGTTTTCGGCCGGCGGGAGTCAGGTCGGTCTCGCCGTCGGACCGTTGCTGCCACTGGCCGATCAGATCGACGCCGTCTCGACGTTCGCCGTGCTGTTCGGCGGTGGTCTCGGGATCCTCGTCGGGTCCTGGACCGGTGCACCACGGATGATCAAGTCGCTCTCACAGGACTACTCGTCGCTCGGACCGCGACGCTCGATCGCGACGCTGGTGCCCTCGTTCCTGATTGCGCAGACGGCAGTGTTGCTGGGGGTGCCCGTCTCGTTCAACGAGGTGATCGTCAGCGGGATCGTCGGAAGCGGCGCGGCCGTCGGCGGAAGCGACGTCATCGACACCCGGAAGATCCTCGTTACCGTGGGCGCGTGGGTTGGATCGCTGCTCCTGGCGTTTGTCATCGCCTACGCGATGGCGAGGGCGCTGATGTGA